The sequence below is a genomic window from Leptotrichia hongkongensis.
CTTAATTTTATTATCCTTTGTTTCATCCAGAGTTCCTTTTTCTATTCTTTTTATCAAATACTGCACTTCTTTAAGTGTCATATCATCAGTATTTTTATTTTTTTTACTATCCATAACTCAAATTACCTCCTTCTTTTTATATTTTTTATTTAACATTATTTTTATTTCTTGAATTTAATTTTTAAAGTTATTTTAAGCAAGGGTATCAAACGCTATACCCTTGCATCCCTGCTTCTCGAATTTCAATTTTACAGCAAAAGACAAAACTCGCTTTTAACAAAAATTATTTTAATTCCATAAAGTTATTACAAATTCAAATATAATAGAAAAGCTCAAACAAGTTGTCTTTTACTGAAAAATTAAAATCTCGGAAATTTACAATAAATGTTTTAATACTAAATCCCATTTAAACAACGAACTTATTATAATCTATTTTATAAAACCTAATATTTTCAAATAATTAAAATATAATTTTCATTTTTTAAACAGAATCTATCATAAACTAATCCGTCGGAGCATTTTTCTGTGCCGGCAAAAATGTTTGAGCATAGCGAGTTTTTTGCCAGTGCAGAAAAATGTCGTAGACTAGCCATAGGTTATTGCGTAGCAATTCTTGCCACAATTTTAATTATTAGGAGAAACCTTTACTGCAAGATAAGGATTTGCGGCAATGAGCAATCCTACGAAAATAAAAAAGAAAAACATAGTAATATAAAAAAATATTTATTAATTAAAATAGCCTATAATAAATTTTATAAAATAATAAACAATATAAAGTATCATTTATTTTCAAATTTTTTAAAAAATTAGTATTTGAAGATTACGTTTGTAGATTTTGGTTTTCCTATTTCTTTTTTCTCTTTCAAATAATCTATAAATATTTTTGTATCACTTAAATGAGTGTCTGTTCCACGTTTTTGAGCAGTGATTTTCCCTAATGTTGTGTAACCATCTTTTCCTTTGGCTATATAAGAGTTTACAGCTAACATATAGGATTTTTTAGCATCAATTGGTACCCATTTGTTTGCTTTAAAGTCAAATACTTCTATTTTTTTGACTCTTGTTCCAAGTTTTCCTTCTTTTGTGGCTTCGTATCTGATTCCTGCACCATAAGGGAATGCTCCTGTTGAACCTCCGTTTAGTACATAGTCAATCGCATCTTCTAATGTCTGTTTCACTTCTGCACCTGTAATATCAGTTATGAATACTGTATTTGAAGTGAATGGCAATAATGAATATGCTAAATCATAAGTGAATACACCAGGATTTAGTGTAATTCTTACATTTCCCGCATTTCCAATCACAAAATCAACATTTCCAGTTCCTGTATTTCTTAACTTATGTAAAACTGATTCAGCTACAAGAGTTGTTGCGAAAGAACCGTCCTTATTGTGTTCATTTGGTACTCTGTTGTCTGAACCTCCTGGGATTTCTTCTGTAATTTTACCAACTGTACGTTTCCCAAGTTCTGTTTTTTCTTTCTGGTATCTTTCAAGAAGTTTTGCTAAAGCTGGATCATTTTTGATGGCAGCTATATTTTTATTATTTTTTATTGAACTTAAAATTTCATTTTTTTCTTTTTGATCTAATTGAACTCCTTTTCCTTCAGCATTTTTCACTTCAAAAAAGTCATCTCCAATTAAAACTTTTGGAGTTGGAATTAATTCAGTAATTACTCCGTTTTTATCGAATTTTGCCTTCATTTGTCCCAATAAATATGAATAATTCCATGCTTCCGCAATATAAACTGGATTTCCATTAGGAGAATTCACTTTTTTAGGATAACTGTCTGCTTCTGGAACTAACCCAAATTGTTCAAATTCTTTTCCTAAAAGATAGTGAGTATCCCCAGTTATAATTAAATCTACACCGTCAACTTTTTGTCCAATTTCAACATTTTTTTCATATCCTGCATGAGATAATAATATTATTTTATTTATTCCTTTACTTTGTAATTCATTTACGTATTTTCTTGCTGTTTCAATTTCATCTAAAAATTTGATATCGTCTCCAGGACTTGATGATTCCTTAGTCTTTTTCACAACATCTATTCCTATAATTCCAATATTCTGACCACCAATATTCTTTATCATATACGGTTTCCATTTTCCTTCCAGAATACTTCCTTTATCAGGAACAACATTGGCTGAAACTACTGGTATTTTTAAAACATCTAGAAATGATTTCAAAAATTTGTTCCCATCATCAAATTCATGATTTCCCAATGTATAAACGTCAAAATTTATTGCATTCATAAGTTCAGCATCGGCTTTTCCTTCAAATAACGTATAATAAAGTGTCCCTGTTACAGCATCTCCTGCGTGTAATACAAGAGTATTTTTATTATTCTGTCTAAAATTTTTGATTGCCTGTGCCACTCTTGGCAATCCTCCAATATGTACCGTAACAGTCTTCCCATTAAGTTTAAGAGGCATTTTTTCCTCTTCAAGATGCGAATGATGGTCATTAATATGAGCCACATTTAGCTCAAATGCTCCAGATGAACTTTGGCTGTTCGCTTTACGACTAGTCTTTGCCTCCAAATTAGCTGCTGAAAATAGTGCTAATGTCAATCCCAATAATAATAATTTTTTCATAATTTTTCCTCCTTAAAAAAAGTTATATTTATTAATATAATTATAACTTGATTTCCAAAAAAAAACACTAAAAAAAATAAAATTTTTAAAAAACATAAATTTCAAATAGATTTTACAATATTTTAAAATAAAATAATGTTATAATTCCTTAGATAATTTTTTTAAATTATCAAAAAAGAATTTTTGTAAAGGAGAAAAGAAAATGAATATTAAAAATTTTATGAAAAAACTAATTTTAATTTTAGGAATACTTGGAATTTCAGTTACTTCATTTGCAGCAACTAGAAGAAATAACAGGGTTGTATACGTAAAAAGAGAACCTTCTCGTAGAATAATAAGAAGAAGATACATCTTTGTAAGAGTTCCAAGAAGAAAAAAAGTTGTATATGTGAAAAAAGAGCCTTCTCGTAGACAAAGACGTGCAAGAATAGCTGCTGGAAGAAGAAGATAGATTTAACTTAGTAAGGCATTTTGTTTGTTTATAATTTGAAAAAATTTAATATTTTAAAACACAAGGGGCTTCAATTCTCTCTTATGAACTGTACCCCTTGTTTTTTATTGCTATTTGTTTTTAGTTCTTAATTTTAATTTGTTTAAGAAGATTATACAAAATTCCTAAAATTATACTTATTCCAATTGTCATTACTGATTTAAAAATCATTTCATCGCTTATCTTTATAACAAAATGAAGCACTATAAGATGAACTAGGAATGCAAAATATGTAGAATCTGCCACTATTTTTATAATCCTGTCTCTTTTAGAAAAGTTAAATTTACACCAAAATACAAAAAAGGAAAGCGTCATAATAAATGTTCCTAGTGAATTTTTATCAAAAAAATCAGATACACGTTTTCCTGTTACTGCTAAAACATATTTAGTAGATAAAAAACTTAGCAAGAATCCTAAAGCATAGATAACTATTATTAAAATAAATGATGCCCTTTTTACTTTATTGTCGTATTTCTTTACAAAATACCCTAAAATATAATACCCAATAAAGCCTGTCAATGGAAAATTAGAAAATGGAATTTCAGCAAGATTAAAATATCGTAAATACGGATTTAAAATATTGCACAAAAACCAGAGAAAAACTACAAAAAGAGTCTCTTTTTCTGCATATTTCAACACCTTTTGCAACCACGGCGTAAGAAGATACAGCCCCAGTATCATATAAATATACCAAAAATGCGATGCTGAAATCGCTTTCCCTTTCAAAACTGGTATAATCGGAATTTTTCCAAAATAAATATATATAATATTAAATACTAAAAAAAGTGGTAAAATATTTAAAATCCTTTTTTTAAAAAATACTATTGTCTCTTCGGTTTTATCAAGCAGCAAATATCCACTAATCATAATAAACAAATTAACCCCAATCGAAATAATTGCATAACCTCCCATCCATACATCTACTCCAAACTGCCTATTTAAAGTATGTAAAAACACAATAAAAACAAATGCAAAAATTCTTATAATATCAATTGCCATCCTATTTTATTCTCCTTTTTTCTAAATTATAAAAAAATTCTAAGTTTTTGTCAATATATGCTCAATCCTTTTAATTTTCAAATGATAAATTTCATTTTAATCAATAAAATTAAACTAAAAAATAGAATTAAAAAAATTTTTTGAAAAGAAATTTAAATAAAGACTATGAAAATTAAAAAAAATATGCTATACTTAATAAAGGAAAGTATAATTTAAATATAATAAAAAATATAAATAAAAAAGGAAAAGAGGTTTAATATGGAGAAAAAATCAAAAATAACTGCAATGCTATCTGTATTATTAGTTTCTGCTCCAACTACAGCTAAGAAAATCACAACATCAAACCTACGTGACAATGCGATGAGAACAACTGCAATTGAAGTTGATGAAGCAAATATAGATAATATTGAAGCAGAAGCATCAAAAAATCAAAAAGAATCTGATATTGTTGTATTAGATGCAAATAAATTAAAATTTGATTTTAATAGTGCTACAATAAAAGATGAATACAATTCTGTACTAGAAAAACTTAAAAACTATATTGAGGCTAAAAATCACAAAATCTCAATTACTGGTTATACTGATTCTAAAGGAACTAAGGAATATAATAAAGAATTGTCACTACGAAGAGCTGAAAGTCTTGAAGAAAAATTAATCGAATTAGGACTCTCTCCTGATAAAATTGTTGAAACAAAAGGAAATGGAGATAATAATCCAGTAGCTTCAAATGATACAGAGGAAGGAAGAGCTGCGAATAGACGTATTGAAGTTCAATTTATAAATTAAAATTTGTATAAATTTTAAAATATATTGTAATAAAAAGCCCAGTATTTTTACTCGGCTTTTTTATATTTCATTATTTTAATTAATAGTCTTTTTTAGGTATTCAGATACTTCCTGTACTATTTTTTCGTCAGTTTCTAGAATTTCAAATTCACTAAACCCTTTTATTCCCATATTTATATCCTGTTTTTTATATTCCATGTCACTCTTTCTTACTTTTTTTCCAGAAAAATGAAAATTATTTGCACCTGTAAAATTTTTTATTTCCCCAATATTTAAAATATTTAATCCTGCTCCAACAATTATTTCGATTTTATTTTTATTATCTTTATTTGAAAGCTCAATTAATTTTTTTAATAATTGTTTACCTTTTAGGCAATTTTCTTCCTGTCCTGATGTTAATATAGCCTTCACCCCTATTTTTTTTAATTCATCAAATGCCTCTACTGGATTTTTACATACATCAAATGCCCTATGAAAAGTTACTGGAATATTTTGTGCTTCAGAAATAAAACTTTTCATATTTTCCAAATCTATTTCTCCTTCTTTAGTCAAAATTCCCACAACTATCCCATCCGCTCCCATTTCTCTAAACATTCTTATTTCATTTTTTATAATTTCAATTTCATATTTAGAATACAAAAAATCACCAAATCTCGGTCTTATCAATACATTTATTGGAATATTCACATTTTTACGCACTTCTTCAAATAAACTCTTTGTAGGTGTAGTTCCTCCAATTATCAAGTTGCTGCAAAGCTCCAGTCTTGTAGCTCCGCCTTTTTGAGCATTTATTGCAGATTCCACACTATCCACACATATTTCAAGAGTATACTTATTCATTTTTCTCATCTCCTATAGTTACATAATATATAACAATTCTAATTTAAAATAAAAGGTTAAAATTATCTATAACCAATCTACTAATTTTTATATGCTTTTATAGTAAAACTTATTTAAAACCAAACTCAAAAGCTATGACTATTTTACTTAAACCTTAAATTTATATAATTTTAGCAGTTTAATTTAAAATAGGTTTGAGTATATTTTGACTTTTAAGCAGATTGAATATAAATATTAAAATTTAAATATGAAAAAACATTAGAAAATACTAGTTTACCAATATTTCTAATGTTCACTTCATTGTTTAATTCTTTATAATCCTGCTCCGAATTCAAATCCTTTTCCAGAATATTTAAACTGTGCATTCTTTTCTGGGAATGGTGTTACTCCAAATTTTAATGAAACTACTGGATAATA
It includes:
- the nadN gene encoding NAD nucleotidase: MKKLLLLGLTLALFSAANLEAKTSRKANSQSSSGAFELNVAHINDHHSHLEEEKMPLKLNGKTVTVHIGGLPRVAQAIKNFRQNNKNTLVLHAGDAVTGTLYYTLFEGKADAELMNAINFDVYTLGNHEFDDGNKFLKSFLDVLKIPVVSANVVPDKGSILEGKWKPYMIKNIGGQNIGIIGIDVVKKTKESSSPGDDIKFLDEIETARKYVNELQSKGINKIILLSHAGYEKNVEIGQKVDGVDLIITGDTHYLLGKEFEQFGLVPEADSYPKKVNSPNGNPVYIAEAWNYSYLLGQMKAKFDKNGVITELIPTPKVLIGDDFFEVKNAEGKGVQLDQKEKNEILSSIKNNKNIAAIKNDPALAKLLERYQKEKTELGKRTVGKITEEIPGGSDNRVPNEHNKDGSFATTLVAESVLHKLRNTGTGNVDFVIGNAGNVRITLNPGVFTYDLAYSLLPFTSNTVFITDITGAEVKQTLEDAIDYVLNGGSTGAFPYGAGIRYEATKEGKLGTRVKKIEVFDFKANKWVPIDAKKSYMLAVNSYIAKGKDGYTTLGKITAQKRGTDTHLSDTKIFIDYLKEKKEIGKPKSTNVIFKY
- a CDS encoding acyltransferase yields the protein MAIDIIRIFAFVFIVFLHTLNRQFGVDVWMGGYAIISIGVNLFIMISGYLLLDKTEETIVFFKKRILNILPLFLVFNIIYIYFGKIPIIPVLKGKAISASHFWYIYMILGLYLLTPWLQKVLKYAEKETLFVVFLWFLCNILNPYLRYFNLAEIPFSNFPLTGFIGYYILGYFVKKYDNKVKRASFILIIVIYALGFLLSFLSTKYVLAVTGKRVSDFFDKNSLGTFIMTLSFFVFWCKFNFSKRDRIIKIVADSTYFAFLVHLIVLHFVIKISDEMIFKSVMTIGISIILGILYNLLKQIKIKN
- a CDS encoding OmpA family protein, whose translation is MEKKSKITAMLSVLLVSAPTTAKKITTSNLRDNAMRTTAIEVDEANIDNIEAEASKNQKESDIVVLDANKLKFDFNSATIKDEYNSVLEKLKNYIEAKNHKISITGYTDSKGTKEYNKELSLRRAESLEEKLIELGLSPDKIVETKGNGDNNPVASNDTEEGRAANRRIEVQFIN
- a CDS encoding copper homeostasis protein CutC → MNKYTLEICVDSVESAINAQKGGATRLELCSNLIIGGTTPTKSLFEEVRKNVNIPINVLIRPRFGDFLYSKYEIEIIKNEIRMFREMGADGIVVGILTKEGEIDLENMKSFISEAQNIPVTFHRAFDVCKNPVEAFDELKKIGVKAILTSGQEENCLKGKQLLKKLIELSNKDNKNKIEIIVGAGLNILNIGEIKNFTGANNFHFSGKKVRKSDMEYKKQDINMGIKGFSEFEILETDEKIVQEVSEYLKKTIN